A portion of the Stigmatella aurantiaca DW4/3-1 genome contains these proteins:
- a CDS encoding glycerophosphodiester phosphodiesterase, with translation MLLLAHRGASADAPENTLDAFTEAVKQGADGVELDAMVCGSGEVVVCHDERLDRLAGLPWEVRTTPYWKLQRADVGTPLGFAPARIPLLEEVVDALPAHFLINIELKCDRFNDGGLADKVARFVTQEGLAERVVVSSFNPWCLFRLAAAEPSLRRGFLIDPDKPWSPQAYLLNPLVSSHSVHPFHEACTPERVAEWNAAGLRVAVWTVDDPGRARALEEMGISYLITNRPRVVREGLKRVA, from the coding sequence ATGCTCCTGCTTGCCCACCGAGGCGCCAGCGCTGATGCCCCCGAGAACACCCTGGACGCCTTCACCGAGGCGGTGAAGCAAGGGGCGGACGGGGTGGAACTGGATGCCATGGTCTGCGGCTCCGGCGAGGTGGTGGTCTGCCACGATGAGCGGTTGGACCGGCTCGCCGGGTTGCCCTGGGAGGTGCGCACCACGCCCTACTGGAAGCTCCAGCGGGCGGATGTGGGCACGCCCCTGGGCTTTGCCCCCGCCCGGATTCCGCTCCTGGAGGAGGTGGTGGACGCGCTGCCCGCGCACTTCCTCATCAACATCGAGCTCAAGTGCGACCGCTTCAATGATGGCGGGCTGGCGGACAAGGTGGCCCGGTTCGTCACCCAGGAAGGGCTGGCCGAGCGGGTGGTGGTGTCCAGCTTCAACCCGTGGTGCCTGTTCCGGCTCGCCGCCGCGGAGCCCTCGCTGCGCCGGGGCTTCCTCATCGATCCGGACAAGCCCTGGAGCCCCCAGGCGTATTTGCTGAACCCGCTGGTGTCCTCGCACTCGGTGCACCCCTTCCATGAGGCATGCACGCCCGAGCGGGTGGCGGAGTGGAATGCCGCGGGCCTGCGCGTGGCGGTGTGGACGGTGGATGACCCCGGGCGTGCCCGGGCCCTGGAGGAGATGGGGATCTCCTACCTCATCACCAACCGGCCCCGCGTGGTCCGCGAAGGCCTGAAGCGCGTGGCCTAG
- a CDS encoding twin-arginine translocase TatA/TatE family subunit has translation MGLGLGEFIVLAFVLLVVFSASRMGQLGNAVGKFVYSFRKASKGEDFVDVKPLPPSRRGTIDADYTDPKRD, from the coding sequence ATGGGGCTGGGCCTCGGAGAATTCATCGTCCTCGCGTTCGTGCTGTTGGTGGTCTTCTCCGCCTCCCGCATGGGCCAGCTCGGCAACGCCGTGGGCAAGTTCGTCTACTCGTTCCGCAAGGCCTCCAAGGGCGAGGACTTCGTGGACGTGAAGCCCCTGCCCCCCTCCCGGCGCGGCACCATCGACGCGGACTACACCGACCCCAAGCGGGACTAG